The proteins below come from a single Pyramidobacter porci genomic window:
- a CDS encoding LuxR C-terminal-related transcriptional regulator, producing the protein MGHGLTNDEIAWRMHVSVATVKSFPARAFCKTGVAFRAELTAWLLRRGN; encoded by the coding sequence GTGGGGCACGGGCTGACGAACGACGAGATCGCCTGGCGGATGCACGTTTCCGTGGCGACGGTCAAATCCTTTCCGGCGCGGGCGTTCTGCAAGACCGGCGTCGCTTTCCGCGCCGAGCTGACCGCTTGGCTGCTGCGGCGGGGAAACTGA
- the infC gene encoding translation initiation factor IF-3, whose protein sequence is MNEEINAEQILVIDNEGKKLGVMTPAEGIAAAEERELDLVEVAPDGNPPVCRILDFGKYRYQQQKRDKDARKKQKVQALKEIKMRPKIDEHDYDFKTRAVIKFLESGHRVKVSIFFRGREMAFLDKGREVINRVAADCAAVGKMDEEPRMEGRYMRALFVPLPGSARGDSKE, encoded by the coding sequence GTGAACGAAGAGATCAACGCCGAGCAGATTCTTGTGATCGACAACGAGGGCAAGAAACTTGGCGTGATGACTCCGGCTGAAGGAATCGCCGCAGCGGAAGAGCGTGAGCTGGATCTTGTGGAAGTCGCGCCGGACGGCAATCCGCCCGTGTGCCGCATTCTTGATTTTGGCAAGTACCGCTACCAGCAGCAGAAGCGCGACAAGGACGCCCGCAAGAAGCAGAAGGTGCAGGCGCTCAAGGAAATCAAGATGCGTCCCAAGATCGACGAACACGATTACGATTTTAAGACGAGGGCCGTGATCAAGTTCCTCGAAAGCGGGCACCGCGTAAAGGTGTCCATATTCTTCCGCGGCAGAGAGATGGCGTTTTTGGACAAGGGCCGTGAGGTCATTAACCGCGTCGCGGCTGACTGCGCCGCCGTCGGCAAGATGGACGAAGAGCCGCGCATGGAAGGCCGCTACATGAGAGCGTTGTTTGTGCCGCTTCCTGGTTCCGCCAGAGGCGACAGCAAAGAATAG
- the rpmI gene encoding 50S ribosomal protein L35: MVWKAKTHSGAKKRFSYTGSGKIKYQKNGRRHLLSTKNAKRHRRLRQAGLLANGQEEMLRLMMPGK, encoded by the coding sequence ATGGTCTGGAAAGCAAAGACTCATTCCGGCGCGAAAAAGCGCTTTTCGTACACGGGCAGCGGCAAGATCAAGTATCAGAAGAACGGACGCCGTCACCTTCTGAGCACCAAGAACGCCAAGAGACATCGCCGCCTGCGCCAGGCGGGGCTTCTTGCCAACGGGCAGGAAGAGATGCTGCGTCTGATGATGCCCGGCAAGTAA
- the rplT gene encoding 50S ribosomal protein L20, producing the protein MRVKAASSSDRKYKKLFSITKGFFGHKKNNYRRAREAYLHALSSMFKDRRRKKRDFRRLWISRINAAARMEGMSYSFFMNGLKKAGIEVNRKMLADLAVNDMAAFRGIAEQARQALTK; encoded by the coding sequence ATGCGCGTTAAAGCAGCCAGTTCCAGCGATAGAAAGTACAAGAAGCTTTTTTCCATCACCAAGGGTTTCTTCGGCCATAAGAAGAACAATTACCGCCGCGCCCGCGAGGCCTATCTGCACGCCCTGAGCAGCATGTTCAAGGACCGCCGCCGCAAGAAGAGGGATTTCCGCCGTCTGTGGATCTCCCGCATCAACGCGGCCGCGCGCATGGAGGGCATGTCGTACAGTTTCTTCATGAACGGCCTGAAGAAGGCCGGCATCGAAGTGAACCGCAAGATGCTTGCCGATCTTGCGGTCAACGACATGGCGGCCTTCCGCGGCATCGCCGAGCAGGCTCGTCAGGCGTTGACCAAGTAG
- the pheS gene encoding phenylalanine--tRNA ligase subunit alpha, whose product MSSEIALEIEKIRAVVESALKDGATLESLNDCRIAVFGKKGAMTGLQKMLGKLSPQERPEMGKIINGAKAEFQGKLDEAIETLERRRLTEMELRDRVDVTQPARGRAYGGVHPVVQVTMEVLEVLEGLGFVTVTGPEIETDFFNFEALNIPPHHPARDMQDTFYFGDGRLLRTHTSGMEIHAMLDMGAPLRVACPGRVYRRDNDPTHSPMFHQVEGLVVDTSISVGDLKGCLEAMIHGVFGRKLKARYRASYFPFTEPSMEVDIECFKCGGSDCHCQICKGTGWLEIGGMGMCHPNVLRYGGIDPDKYNGFAWGMGLDRIAMLKYGLTDLRALFDGDVSYLLSGRHE is encoded by the coding sequence ATGAGCAGTGAAATCGCTCTTGAAATAGAGAAAATCCGCGCGGTTGTCGAGTCGGCTCTGAAAGACGGCGCCACGCTCGAATCGCTGAACGACTGCCGGATCGCGGTCTTCGGCAAGAAGGGGGCGATGACGGGCCTGCAGAAAATGCTGGGCAAGCTGTCGCCGCAGGAGCGTCCCGAAATGGGCAAGATCATCAACGGCGCCAAGGCGGAGTTTCAGGGCAAGCTCGACGAGGCGATCGAAACGCTTGAACGCCGCCGCTTGACGGAGATGGAGCTGCGCGACCGCGTCGACGTCACGCAGCCTGCCCGCGGCCGGGCCTACGGCGGCGTGCATCCTGTCGTGCAGGTGACGATGGAGGTGCTGGAAGTCCTTGAAGGGCTGGGATTCGTGACCGTGACCGGTCCGGAGATCGAGACGGACTTCTTCAACTTCGAAGCGCTGAACATCCCGCCGCACCACCCGGCCCGCGACATGCAGGACACGTTTTACTTCGGCGACGGACGCCTGCTGCGCACGCACACTTCCGGCATGGAGATCCACGCCATGCTCGACATGGGCGCGCCGCTGCGCGTGGCCTGCCCCGGGCGCGTCTATCGCCGCGACAACGACCCCACGCACTCGCCGATGTTCCATCAGGTCGAAGGCTTGGTCGTCGACACATCCATCTCCGTCGGCGACCTCAAAGGCTGCCTCGAAGCGATGATCCACGGCGTCTTCGGCAGGAAGCTGAAAGCCCGCTACCGCGCCAGCTACTTCCCGTTCACGGAGCCGTCGATGGAAGTCGACATCGAGTGCTTCAAGTGCGGCGGTTCCGATTGCCACTGCCAAATCTGCAAGGGCACCGGCTGGCTCGAGATCGGCGGCATGGGCATGTGCCATCCCAACGTGCTGCGCTACGGCGGCATCGACCCCGACAAATACAACGGTTTCGCCTGGGGCATGGGGCTCGACCGCATCGCCATGCTCAAGTACGGGCTGACGGATCTCCGCGCACTGTTCGACGGCGACGTTTCCTATCTTCTTTCCGGGAGGCATGAATAA
- the pheT gene encoding phenylalanine--tRNA ligase subunit beta, which produces MLLSINWLKDFITLDAPLEEIAEKLTVTGTEIESIMRPGAAVRGVRIAKIVECSQHPTKSGLKVTRLDVGEKEYPLCVTAAPNVKLGDVIPWFAPGSSTAGGMELEYRDFDGFNSAGMMASAKELGVPDLTDVYGILILPQDAPLGADAGAWLGLDDTVFDMSVTPNRGDLLSVLGAALEIHALFPQCDLHVPAVPKPGYDGEWTLPFEGITLGSEGCRAYRLGMADSVRIAPSPLQAGVRLCMSGMRPINNIVDATNYAMLALGQPLHAFDAASLPGRNIGVRAARDGEELVTLDGKTHKLLPSDLVISSSGVGVALAGVMGGLNSEITDKTEHVLLESANFAAPFVSKTSRRLGIPSEASFRYSRGVDPLLTETAMNYALHLMEQWGGVRAFSRNFYVQNGEIRPARVPLTAGKMKKILVWDDMNGAEAILKRLGIEKAAGDRDSAEYEVPTRRCDIAIEEDLIEEVGRIRGYDAIEPTIPVLHRAGALSPAMRLQRLLRSVAIGRGYTEAVTLSFVSPESLTLLRYPEAGQCKVVANPISADMSVMRPSLLPGLLNGVGKAVRGGWRDPIRVFEFGRVFVPENGAVKEVERIGGIAFSGKEKRALYASSKEDFMLVKGDVEALARSCNAALTFRRAQRADGHAGQTAEILFDGKTIGYLMCLKPDIAAQLDLDTPLYAFELDVEPFMETPLPRYAKNNPYPPVYRDISMLVARDVPADKVIADIREVAGSLLSTVRLFDVYEGQGVPEGFRSMAFSMAYRLSERTLKDAEVEEEHNGVRSGLEQKGYKLR; this is translated from the coding sequence ATGTTGCTCTCCATCAACTGGCTGAAAGATTTCATCACGCTTGACGCGCCTCTTGAAGAGATCGCCGAGAAGCTGACGGTGACGGGCACCGAGATCGAATCCATTATGCGTCCCGGCGCGGCCGTCAGAGGCGTGCGCATCGCCAAGATCGTCGAGTGCTCGCAGCATCCGACCAAATCGGGTCTGAAAGTGACCCGCCTGGACGTGGGGGAGAAGGAGTATCCGCTCTGCGTCACCGCGGCGCCGAACGTGAAGCTGGGCGACGTGATCCCCTGGTTCGCGCCCGGCTCGTCGACGGCCGGCGGCATGGAGCTGGAGTATCGCGATTTCGACGGTTTCAACAGCGCCGGCATGATGGCGTCGGCCAAGGAATTGGGCGTGCCCGATCTGACCGATGTGTACGGCATCCTCATCCTGCCGCAGGACGCGCCGCTCGGCGCCGATGCCGGCGCGTGGCTGGGGCTGGACGACACAGTCTTCGACATGTCGGTGACGCCGAACCGCGGCGATCTGCTCAGCGTTCTCGGTGCGGCGCTGGAGATCCACGCGCTGTTCCCGCAGTGCGATCTGCACGTGCCCGCCGTTCCCAAGCCGGGCTACGACGGCGAGTGGACGCTGCCGTTCGAAGGGATCACGCTCGGAAGCGAAGGCTGCCGCGCCTACCGCCTCGGCATGGCCGATTCGGTCCGGATCGCTCCGTCGCCGTTGCAGGCCGGCGTGAGACTGTGCATGTCGGGCATGCGCCCCATCAACAACATCGTCGACGCCACCAACTACGCGATGCTCGCCCTCGGCCAGCCGCTGCACGCTTTCGACGCGGCCAGCCTGCCGGGGCGCAACATCGGCGTGCGCGCCGCCCGAGACGGCGAGGAGCTCGTCACGCTCGACGGCAAAACCCACAAGTTGCTGCCCTCCGACCTTGTCATCTCCAGCAGCGGCGTCGGCGTGGCGCTGGCCGGCGTCATGGGCGGACTCAACTCGGAAATCACCGACAAGACGGAACACGTTCTCCTGGAAAGCGCCAACTTCGCGGCTCCCTTCGTCAGCAAAACTTCGCGCCGCCTCGGCATCCCCAGCGAAGCTTCGTTCCGCTATTCCCGCGGCGTCGATCCTCTGCTGACGGAGACCGCCATGAACTACGCGCTGCATCTGATGGAGCAGTGGGGCGGCGTGCGCGCCTTCTCGCGCAACTTTTACGTTCAGAACGGCGAAATCCGGCCGGCCCGCGTACCTCTGACGGCGGGAAAGATGAAGAAGATCCTCGTCTGGGACGACATGAACGGGGCCGAGGCGATCTTGAAGCGCCTCGGCATCGAAAAAGCGGCCGGCGATCGGGACAGCGCCGAATACGAAGTACCGACGCGCCGCTGCGACATCGCCATCGAAGAAGATCTGATCGAGGAAGTCGGACGTATCCGCGGTTACGACGCGATCGAGCCAACGATCCCCGTTCTGCACCGCGCCGGAGCGCTCAGTCCGGCCATGCGGCTGCAGCGCCTGCTCCGTTCCGTGGCGATCGGTCGCGGTTATACCGAAGCGGTGACGCTGAGCTTCGTCAGCCCCGAGAGCCTGACGCTGCTTCGTTATCCCGAGGCCGGCCAATGCAAGGTCGTGGCCAATCCGATCAGTGCCGATATGTCGGTGATGCGTCCTTCGCTGCTTCCCGGGCTGCTGAACGGTGTCGGCAAAGCGGTGCGCGGCGGCTGGCGCGATCCGATCCGCGTCTTCGAGTTCGGCCGCGTGTTTGTGCCGGAAAACGGCGCTGTCAAAGAGGTGGAGCGCATCGGCGGCATTGCCTTCAGCGGCAAGGAAAAACGCGCGCTCTACGCGTCCTCGAAAGAGGATTTCATGTTGGTCAAGGGCGACGTGGAAGCGCTGGCCCGGAGCTGCAACGCCGCGCTGACGTTCCGCCGGGCGCAGCGCGCCGACGGGCACGCCGGCCAGACGGCCGAGATCCTGTTCGACGGCAAGACCATCGGCTATCTGATGTGCCTGAAGCCCGACATCGCCGCTCAGCTCGATCTCGACACGCCGCTGTACGCTTTCGAGCTGGACGTGGAGCCTTTTATGGAAACGCCGCTGCCCCGTTATGCCAAAAACAATCCCTATCCGCCGGTCTACCGCGACATTTCCATGCTCGTCGCCAGGGATGTGCCCGCCGACAAGGTGATCGCCGACATCCGCGAAGTGGCCGGCTCGCTGCTGAGCACCGTGCGCCTTTTCGACGTCTACGAAGGCCAGGGCGTGCCGGAGGGATTCCGCAGCATGGCTTTCTCGATGGCGTACCGTCTGAGCGAGCGCACGCTGAAAGACGCCGAAGTGGAAGAAGAACACAACGGCGTTCGTTCGGGGCTTGAACAAAAGGGCTATAAACTGAGATAA
- a CDS encoding flagellar biosynthesis protein FlaG: MEDNTREARVTLGTKTYLLRTALKPEQFDEIVEFSRKLFASLDPKVDQERRLVLGWMYMAYKLKQIEGKLDLLLSKYYSAGDGAPEKSERKEGAE, encoded by the coding sequence ATGGAGGATAACACCCGGGAGGCAAGAGTCACTCTCGGCACCAAGACCTACCTCCTTCGTACGGCTCTTAAGCCCGAACAGTTTGACGAAATCGTCGAATTCAGCCGGAAACTGTTTGCGTCCCTCGACCCCAAAGTCGACCAAGAGCGGCGGCTGGTCCTCGGCTGGATGTACATGGCGTATAAGCTGAAGCAGATCGAGGGAAAACTCGATCTGCTCCTGAGCAAATATTATTCTGCCGGCGACGGCGCGCCGGAGAAGAGCGAGCGGAAAGAAGGCGCGGAATGA
- a CDS encoding CvpA family protein encodes MTLVDGFDLCMLLIVVFFAVKGIFRGFSGEIFSLAGIIGGVYFGFKYADPVDAALRNLFGSLNASVSRMIAIALVFFAVCIVCALIGKLFRALLSMVSLSALDRLCGFLVGGVKGAAIVILVVVTLQHAERFLPGVELRNSRTVLLVNAVLPDIKDSLDAFFPKQIV; translated from the coding sequence ATGACCCTTGTGGACGGATTCGACCTTTGCATGCTGCTGATCGTGGTCTTTTTCGCCGTCAAGGGGATTTTCCGCGGTTTTTCCGGCGAGATCTTTTCCCTGGCCGGCATCATCGGCGGCGTTTATTTCGGCTTCAAATACGCCGATCCGGTGGACGCCGCGCTCAGGAATCTTTTCGGCTCGCTCAACGCTTCGGTGAGCCGGATGATCGCGATCGCGCTCGTTTTCTTTGCCGTCTGCATCGTCTGCGCGCTGATCGGCAAGCTCTTCCGCGCGCTGCTGTCGATGGTGTCGCTGTCGGCGCTGGATCGTCTGTGCGGTTTTCTGGTCGGCGGCGTCAAGGGCGCGGCGATCGTGATCCTCGTCGTCGTGACGCTGCAGCATGCCGAGCGTTTTCTGCCCGGCGTGGAACTGCGAAACAGCCGTACGGTGCTGCTCGTCAATGCGGTCCTTCCCGACATCAAAGACTCTCTCGACGCTTTTTTCCCGAAACAGATCGTATAG
- a CDS encoding endonuclease MutS2, whose translation MKINEEARQSLEIDDVLELLAAGARSELGRAALVRIEPAADMKSLISRQNLLAAYLNFIESGGNFPWNEAVQVVSAALDEARHTGLLLGEELLKVRVLLTLAMAVKECAQAAKEKFPPLVWFCDRIREFSDELERLSVLNSDGSLADGASPKLREIRAELDQKRREARAVGNGFLNGPSSGMLQERVLSMRSGRFAVLVKQAFINRFPGIVTDKSASGNSVYMEPHALVVFNNRIAALLEQQRQEEHRIFGELTKMLLDRRNAVNEAETALAQLDLFYCMDDLIHFKRWRIPELVKRSEFCFYDVRHPLLGERAVPIDVSCGRDFRALVVTGPNTGGKTVALKTCALAVYLAWCGLPVPAGDGSCVGNISAIYADIGDEQSIEQSLSTFSSHLKRIVSMLENADADSLALLDELGAGTDPQEGAALGIAVLEEFLRRKTLVLATTHHNPIKRFATTTPGVEAACVDFDMKTLSPTYHLLVGIPGQSNALAIAQRYGMPPDIVKRAEECLNSDELNVERLIGQLQEKRLAVEKLSRELAQEKQRLDAERKKLQQSRSETERKRDEMILKAERESQKVLDDAEAKARSLLKSLQGAARSAGHREMARQKMQIDKTRGTSAVRQNAIEVRRTPPASPRLAVGSPVKLSDSSVKGEIVAIDGKNAEVQAGAMRITVPLAKLTPTAAPPQARQSADEIAIVRRPEGVPSSIMVRGMLADEAIPLVERYLDQAMRAGYGEVAVIHGRGEGILRKLVHQLCARLPYVSEYRLGDHSEGGWGVTIVKFR comes from the coding sequence GTGAAAATCAACGAAGAGGCGCGGCAGTCGCTCGAGATCGACGACGTCCTCGAGCTCCTTGCAGCGGGCGCGAGAAGTGAACTGGGACGCGCGGCTCTCGTCCGGATAGAGCCTGCCGCCGACATGAAAAGTCTGATAAGCCGCCAGAATCTGCTGGCGGCTTATTTGAACTTTATCGAAAGCGGCGGGAACTTCCCGTGGAACGAGGCGGTGCAGGTCGTCTCCGCAGCGCTGGACGAGGCGCGCCATACGGGGCTGCTGCTGGGGGAGGAGCTGCTGAAGGTCCGCGTCCTGCTGACGCTGGCCATGGCCGTCAAGGAATGCGCGCAGGCGGCAAAGGAGAAGTTCCCGCCGCTGGTCTGGTTTTGTGACCGTATCCGTGAATTCTCGGACGAACTCGAACGGCTTTCGGTCTTGAACAGCGACGGCTCGCTGGCCGACGGCGCTTCGCCCAAACTGCGCGAGATCCGCGCCGAACTGGACCAGAAACGGCGCGAAGCGCGCGCTGTGGGCAACGGCTTCCTGAACGGCCCCTCCAGCGGCATGCTCCAGGAACGCGTGCTTTCGATGCGCAGCGGCCGCTTCGCCGTGTTGGTGAAACAGGCTTTTATCAACCGCTTCCCCGGCATCGTCACCGACAAGTCGGCGTCGGGCAACTCCGTCTACATGGAGCCGCACGCCCTCGTCGTCTTCAATAACCGCATCGCGGCGCTGCTGGAGCAGCAGCGCCAGGAGGAGCACCGCATTTTCGGCGAGCTGACGAAAATGCTTCTCGACCGCCGAAACGCCGTGAACGAAGCGGAAACGGCGCTGGCGCAGCTCGACCTGTTCTACTGCATGGACGACCTGATCCATTTCAAACGCTGGCGCATCCCCGAGCTGGTCAAACGCTCCGAGTTTTGCTTTTACGACGTGCGTCACCCGCTGCTGGGCGAGCGCGCCGTTCCCATCGACGTTTCTTGCGGCCGGGATTTTCGCGCCCTCGTGGTGACGGGACCGAACACCGGCGGCAAGACCGTGGCGCTGAAAACGTGCGCTCTGGCCGTGTACCTGGCCTGGTGCGGCTTGCCCGTGCCCGCCGGCGACGGCTCCTGCGTCGGCAACATCTCCGCGATTTACGCCGATATCGGCGACGAGCAGAGCATCGAACAGAGCCTTTCGACGTTCAGCTCCCATTTGAAGCGCATCGTTTCGATGCTCGAAAACGCCGATGCCGATTCGCTGGCGCTGCTCGACGAACTGGGCGCCGGCACCGACCCGCAGGAAGGCGCGGCCCTGGGCATCGCCGTGCTGGAGGAGTTTTTGCGCCGCAAGACCCTCGTGCTGGCGACGACGCATCACAATCCGATCAAACGCTTCGCGACCACTACGCCCGGCGTGGAGGCGGCCTGCGTCGACTTCGACATGAAGACCCTCAGCCCCACGTATCATCTGCTCGTCGGCATCCCCGGCCAGAGCAACGCCCTGGCGATCGCCCAACGCTACGGCATGCCGCCCGACATCGTCAAGCGGGCCGAAGAGTGTCTGAATTCCGACGAGCTGAACGTCGAGCGCCTGATCGGCCAGCTGCAGGAAAAACGCTTAGCCGTCGAGAAGCTCTCGCGCGAACTGGCGCAGGAAAAACAGAGGCTTGACGCCGAAAGGAAAAAACTTCAGCAGAGCCGTTCCGAAACCGAGCGGAAACGGGACGAAATGATCCTGAAAGCGGAACGCGAATCGCAAAAAGTTCTCGACGACGCCGAGGCGAAAGCCCGTTCGCTGCTCAAATCACTGCAAGGCGCGGCGCGCTCGGCCGGACACCGCGAGATGGCCCGGCAAAAAATGCAGATCGACAAGACCCGCGGCACGTCGGCCGTGCGCCAGAACGCTATTGAAGTGCGGCGCACGCCTCCCGCCTCGCCGCGATTGGCGGTCGGCTCGCCCGTGAAGCTCAGCGACAGCAGCGTCAAGGGCGAGATCGTGGCCATCGACGGCAAGAACGCCGAAGTGCAGGCCGGCGCCATGCGCATCACCGTGCCGCTGGCGAAGTTGACGCCGACCGCCGCACCACCCCAGGCGCGGCAGAGCGCGGACGAAATCGCCATCGTGCGGCGTCCGGAAGGCGTGCCCAGCTCCATCATGGTGCGCGGCATGCTGGCCGACGAAGCAATCCCGTTGGTGGAGCGCTACCTCGACCAGGCCATGCGCGCCGGGTACGGCGAAGTCGCCGTCATTCACGGCCGCGGCGAAGGCATCCTGCGCAAGCTTGTGCATCAGCTCTGCGCCCGTTTGCCTTACGTTTCCGAGTACCGTCTCGGCGACCACTCCGAAGGCGGCTGGGGCGTGACCATCGTGAAATTCCGCTGA
- a CDS encoding DUF340 domain-containing protein, with translation MTNVQLVLFMLIDTFLSVVVNMMQGVALADTLLGMAVLLGIVAAGVIIHKLIPWKGLPAVAYITTLGCLVTIPDLLPGAAFISKAAGKIGFVGLCTPILAYAGLALGKDINLLKKQGLRIILVGLVVFVGTFLGSAIIAEVVLRFMK, from the coding sequence ATGACTAATGTACAGCTTGTCCTTTTCATGCTCATCGATACCTTCCTGAGCGTCGTCGTCAATATGATGCAGGGCGTCGCCCTTGCCGACACGCTGCTGGGCATGGCGGTGTTGCTCGGCATCGTCGCGGCCGGCGTGATCATCCATAAGCTGATCCCCTGGAAGGGGCTTCCCGCGGTCGCTTACATCACCACACTGGGCTGCCTCGTGACGATCCCCGATCTGCTGCCCGGCGCGGCATTCATCAGCAAGGCCGCCGGCAAGATCGGCTTTGTCGGCCTCTGCACGCCCATCCTGGCCTACGCCGGACTGGCGCTCGGCAAGGACATCAACCTTCTGAAAAAACAGGGATTGAGGATCATCCTCGTCGGACTGGTGGTCTTTGTGGGAACGTTCCTCGGTTCCGCGATTATCGCCGAAGTGGTCCTTCGTTTCATGAAGTAA
- a CDS encoding DUF3100 domain-containing protein, which yields METVGKALRNWKIHALALALSVVAELIGGKTFDVGPAKLVLVPMFYSFILGAIISLPKMKILSMDDMTQVSSLVGVTFFLLMARYGTLVGPSFWKVVHSAPALLLQEFGNLGTALLGVPFAVLLGLRREAVGAAFSNARESSVALVGEKYGIDSPEGLGVMGVYITGTVFGALFCSFMSSIIASTISWFSPQALAMACGTGSASMMTTSLAPLVAMFPDLKEELTALAASSNMLSGLDGLYMSVFIGLPLTEFLVRLCGVKDAPSKPGAQK from the coding sequence ATGGAAACTGTCGGCAAAGCATTGAGAAACTGGAAGATCCACGCTTTGGCGCTCGCCTTGTCGGTCGTCGCCGAGCTTATCGGCGGCAAAACGTTCGACGTCGGCCCGGCCAAGCTGGTTTTGGTGCCCATGTTCTATTCGTTCATTCTGGGCGCGATCATCAGCCTGCCCAAGATGAAAATTCTCTCCATGGACGATATGACGCAGGTCTCGTCGCTGGTCGGCGTGACGTTCTTCCTGCTCATGGCCCGTTACGGCACGCTGGTCGGTCCCAGTTTCTGGAAGGTCGTCCATTCGGCTCCCGCGCTTCTGCTGCAGGAGTTCGGCAACCTCGGCACCGCCTTGTTGGGCGTTCCCTTCGCCGTGCTGCTGGGGCTGCGCCGCGAAGCCGTCGGCGCCGCCTTCTCCAACGCCCGCGAGTCAAGCGTCGCTCTGGTCGGTGAAAAATACGGCATCGACTCTCCCGAAGGCTTGGGCGTCATGGGCGTATACATCACCGGCACCGTCTTCGGCGCTTTGTTCTGCAGCTTCATGAGCTCCATCATCGCCTCGACGATCTCCTGGTTCAGCCCCCAGGCTCTGGCGATGGCCTGCGGTACCGGCAGCGCCAGCATGATGACGACTTCTCTGGCTCCGCTTGTGGCGATGTTCCCCGATCTGAAGGAAGAGCTTACGGCTCTGGCTGCTTCCAGCAACATGCTCTCCGGTCTGGACGGCCTGTACATGTCGGTCTTCATCGGCCTGCCTCTGACCGAGTTCCTCGTCCGCCTCTGCGGCGTGAAGGACGCTCCGAGCAAGCCCGGCGCGCAGAAGTAG
- a CDS encoding amidohydrolase: MVDRESLKKKIFAAADAAEPMARAYAEDIAANAELGFFEKRTSGKLAENLESLGLKLKKSIALTGLRADIGENKGPKIALIGELDGIVCRNHPQANPVDGASHSCGHNLQTAIVLTAAAALVRSGVMKELDGSVTLMAVPAEEFIEIDRRKKMRDEGTIAYLCGKPEFVRLGEFDDVDMAMMVHAGEFSAGPAFSVPYHGNGFRVFMVRYEGKQAHAAAAPDQGINALYAAVAGINAVNTLRETFRDNDHVRVHFIITKGGDSVNSVPDDVRLEGYVRAADAAVIDSVFAKVERAFRSGAEALGCKFHFTSIPGDMPLAVCDSLNRLFAENAAALVGRDNVLTGSYFAASTDMGDICHLMPGIHPSAGGSVGALHSAQFKVTDFRAAVLDSAKVLLATVVDLLADDAAKAREIIGGFKPIYTKAQYLAAMDARFSEH; this comes from the coding sequence TTGGTTGACAGAGAGTCGTTGAAGAAAAAAATTTTTGCTGCGGCCGACGCGGCGGAACCGATGGCCCGCGCCTATGCAGAGGACATCGCGGCCAACGCCGAGCTGGGTTTTTTCGAAAAGCGCACCAGCGGCAAACTGGCCGAAAATCTTGAATCGTTGGGATTGAAGCTGAAAAAGAGCATCGCGCTGACGGGGCTTCGCGCCGACATCGGCGAAAACAAAGGGCCCAAGATCGCGCTGATCGGCGAACTCGACGGCATCGTCTGCCGCAACCATCCGCAGGCCAATCCCGTCGACGGCGCTTCCCACAGCTGCGGGCACAATCTCCAGACCGCGATCGTGCTGACCGCGGCGGCGGCGTTGGTCAGGAGCGGCGTCATGAAGGAGCTCGACGGTTCCGTGACGCTGATGGCCGTTCCCGCGGAGGAGTTCATCGAGATCGACCGCCGCAAGAAGATGCGCGACGAGGGCACGATCGCCTATCTGTGCGGCAAGCCCGAATTCGTGCGCCTGGGCGAGTTCGACGACGTGGACATGGCAATGATGGTCCACGCGGGCGAGTTCTCCGCAGGCCCCGCGTTCTCCGTTCCCTATCACGGCAACGGCTTCCGCGTGTTCATGGTGCGCTACGAGGGCAAGCAGGCTCACGCTGCCGCCGCGCCCGACCAGGGCATCAACGCGCTTTACGCCGCGGTCGCGGGCATCAACGCCGTCAACACGCTGCGCGAAACGTTCCGCGACAACGATCACGTGCGCGTCCACTTCATCATCACCAAGGGCGGCGATTCGGTCAACAGCGTGCCCGATGACGTGCGTCTCGAAGGTTATGTCCGCGCCGCCGACGCGGCCGTGATCGATTCGGTGTTCGCCAAGGTGGAACGGGCCTTCAGGAGCGGCGCCGAGGCGCTGGGCTGCAAGTTCCACTTTACCAGCATCCCCGGCGACATGCCGCTGGCGGTTTGCGACTCGCTGAACCGGCTTTTTGCCGAAAACGCCGCGGCTCTGGTCGGACGCGACAACGTGCTGACGGGGTCCTACTTTGCCGCTTCGACGGACATGGGCGATATCTGTCACCTGATGCCCGGTATCCATCCTTCGGCGGGCGGTTCCGTCGGCGCGCTTCATTCCGCGCAGTTCAAGGTGACGGACTTCCGCGCCGCGGTGTTGGACTCGGCCAAGGTCCTGCTGGCGACGGTCGTCGATCTGCTGGCCGACGACGCGGCGAAGGCGCGCGAGATCATCGGCGGCTTCAAGCCCATTTACACGAAGGCGCAGTATCTTGCGGCGATGGACGCCCGTTTCTCCGAGCATTAG